The Klebsiella sp. RHBSTW-00484 genome includes a window with the following:
- a CDS encoding FaeA/PapI family transcriptional regulator encodes MKIVTSSRIPDLHHGSGAAVESLRSLMTAMGINKFSGVNVPEQEYILFVLKEHEPEGLLTRELADRCEMSIYKVRHLLLPLEKYGQVNRIKIKKHHKWYIYNKHID; translated from the coding sequence ATGAAGATTGTAACTTCATCCCGTATCCCTGATTTACATCATGGTTCTGGCGCTGCTGTTGAAAGCTTAAGGTCATTGATGACCGCCATGGGTATCAATAAATTCTCTGGAGTGAACGTTCCAGAGCAGGAGTATATTCTTTTTGTATTAAAAGAACATGAGCCTGAGGGGCTACTTACTCGTGAATTAGCTGACAGATGTGAAATGTCAATATATAAAGTCAGACATTTGTTGCTGCCTTTGGAGAAGTATGGTCAGGTGAACAGAATAAAAATCAAAAAACATCATAAGTGGTATATTTATAATAAACATATTGATTGA